AAGAGCTTCATCAGGTCATTGTTGGCCTGCCCTGTGGTGATGATCTTGCGGGTCCTGGCCAGGACTTTTTCCGCAGTTTCCAGATACAGCCTGATCCGCGTGATTTCAGCCGCCTTGCGGTATTCTTCCCTCACTTTGGTGAACTTCTCAGCTTCGCCTTTGGAGATGTTGATTTTTTCCTGCATATATCCTTCAGCTTCCCTGACCATCTTGGCGGCGTCGCCTTCGGCCTTTGGCAGCAGTTCATTCTGATATCCCTGTGCTTCATTGATGAAGCGCTCCTTGTCTTCCTTGGCTGAAGCCACGTCCTTGAATGCTGCAACCACAGCATCCGGAGGTACCACATCCTGCAGCTTGACTGCCTGGACATCGGTTCCAGCTTCATAGGTGTCCAGAAATTCCTGCATCAACTTTCTGGTCTCTTCCTGGATTTCCTCTTTTTTTTCGGTGAGTATATCGTCCACATTATGATTGGCTGCGATCTGCCTCATTGCCGCTTCAGCAGCCTTTTTCACTGTTTCATCCACCTTGTAGACATTGAACAGGTATGCGACAGGGTCTTTGATCTTGTATTGCACGATGAAATCTGCTTTGACGATATTGATATCCCCTGTAAGCATATCCGCTTCCGCCGGGCTGTCGGAATAGCGCCCTGAAGTTCCCTCATAGCCCTCGGTCTTGAAACCAATTTCTATTCTCTGGACCTTGGCTACTTCAGGCCTGTCCACGACTTCCACCGGATAAGGCAGATGATAGCGCAATCCAGGTTCCACTGTGCGCACCATTTTTCCGAATCTGCGCACAACTCCGAGCTGATACTGTTCGACCACGAAAAATCCGGACAACAGATAGACAACCAGCATCATCAAAAACAACAGGATCAGATTGGTCCTGACGAATCTGCCGCCTTTCTGCTTGAATTCTTCCAGTTTCTCATTCACAATCTTTGCATCTTCGAAATCCTTCACACTTACCTCCAGTTAATGTCTTCACGCCATTGCCCTAAATCGACCTGGCGGAAAATCGGAGTACCTGACAGCTCCAGGTCAAGCCTGGAACTCTGCTGGAACTGGTGGAGAGCAAGCAGAATCGTCTTATCCCTGAACTCAGGGAGAAAGGTGAAAACCGCCATTTCCAGTTTAGCCACTGACTGCAGCAGGCTGCTCTTGGGAATCTGCACGGAAACCGACAGCTCCCGTCCCTGCTTGAGTGTAATTTCGCGGAACCCCAGCGCTGTCAATTCATCCGACAGCCTGCGGCTGCGTTCATCCATAGTTCCGGGAACAGATTTTTCCTTGACCACATTCAGTTGCAGCAGATACGCGCTTTTATCGGTAGAGATCAGCATGCCGGTACCGTTGTAATTCCAGGAAATCGCTTTCACACGTTCCTTGGCCTCAAAGCCCTTGAACATGAGACCTTTTCCATTACCTTCGGAACTTGAGACCCAGATTTCAGGACCCTGACCCTGCTTGAGGAAAGCTAGATAGCTCCCGTCAGAGGATTGGGTCGGAAAGGTTTTATCCTTGTTGTCGAAAACCAGGAGTTCAGGCTGCTGCTTTACGATGTCCATTTTCCAGAGGGAATTACTGTGATTGGTCTCATCCCAGCAGGAATAGAAGCAATCATTATCGTTGATCCTGGAGAAGAAATAGTCTCTGCCTCCGGATCTCAGCTGCTCGAATTTCCCGCCGCTGTACAGGTAGGTGGAATCGCTCTGGCAGATGAAATTGCGTCCGTTCCTGCCGGCAGAGATGCTCAGCACGGCACCGTCAAGCTCTTCAATCTTGTTTTTTGAGCTCCTGCTTATGTCATAGTCGTAAATCAGGGATTTATCGCCTTTTTTAACAGCATAAATGATTTTATGCCCCTCGCGCGCAGAATAAATCCCGAAGCTCAGGATCGGATCGCTCTCCTTGACCAGAATCTGAACTCCGCCTTTGTCATCCTTCAGACAGACTTTGCCGTCCTGCAGATAAATAAAACTCTCAGTCTGTGGGAAAAAGGTGCTGCCCTGCGGAAGCTCTTTTTTGAATGCCTTGATCACTGAAAGACCGCCCTTTCTGACTGAAACCTCTCCGGTGAGATACCCGTTCAGGGTCTTGAAATAA
The window above is part of the Candidatus Wallbacteria bacterium genome. Proteins encoded here:
- the hflK gene encoding FtsH protease activity modulator HflK; this translates as MKDFEDAKIVNEKLEEFKQKGGRFVRTNLILLFLMMLVVYLLSGFFVVEQYQLGVVRRFGKMVRTVEPGLRYHLPYPVEVVDRPEVAKVQRIEIGFKTEGYEGTSGRYSDSPAEADMLTGDINIVKADFIVQYKIKDPVAYLFNVYKVDETVKKAAEAAMRQIAANHNVDDILTEKKEEIQEETRKLMQEFLDTYEAGTDVQAVKLQDVVPPDAVVAAFKDVASAKEDKERFINEAQGYQNELLPKAEGDAAKMVREAEGYMQEKINISKGEAEKFTKVREEYRKAAEITRIRLYLETAEKVLARTRKIITTGQANNDLMKLFHLNAPLGGEK